Proteins co-encoded in one Arachis stenosperma cultivar V10309 chromosome 7, arast.V10309.gnm1.PFL2, whole genome shotgun sequence genomic window:
- the LOC130939777 gene encoding polyphenol oxidase A1, chloroplastic-like, translating into MASISTPLSFLSTTANVSAATSSSFTLFPLQPKRHRYPKSKRHISKVSCNNGGDDNIISKGNRRDVLIGLGGLGAAASFTYNPFAVANPVVTDQNSCGRPNLPAGAKPIPCCPPKATNISDFVFPSNQPLRVRKPAHLVTGDELAKYKEAIRLMRALPDDDPRSFTQQANIHCAYCHDSYALDSTLPPQVKVHFNWLFAPFHRWYLYFYERILGSLINDPTFALPFWNWDHPDGMDIPAIFTDRRSSLFDAKRNANHQPPVLVDLDWNRRGVDTSGEVDKNYAKVYKCIADVKGPACFFGSSFQAGGGVSSAAGSLETLHNTCHSWTGDPTDPNGEDMGSFYSSGRDPIFYCHHSNVDRLWTIWKEKFGGVDLSDKDYLKSSFLFYDENKNLVRVRSEQCLDQSKLGYKYMDVPILWKNAKPKPATNKAQRAALAPTPLNPPNLPLVLNSITSFAVKRQFKSRSKEEKAEREESLVFDVAFDKSKDVKFDVLVFWKGDPTQATPKDREFAGSFVNVSHAPNAKDTTVKYIIGITDLLDDLEADDEDNVEVTLVPQYGVVPVTINNAYVSYDECSFKK; encoded by the coding sequence ATGGCTTCCATCTCAACCCCTCTCTCTTTCCTGTCTACCACCGCCAATGTCTCCGCAGCCACTTCCTCATCCTTTACTCTCTTTCCACTTCAACCCAAGAGACACCGCTACCCTAAATCAAAACGCCACATTTCCAAAGTGTCATGCAATAATGGCGGTGATGACAACATTATTTCAAAAGGAAACAGGAGGGATGTCCTGATTGGCCTTGGAGGCCTTGGCGCCGCTGCTTCTTTCACCTACAACCCTTTCGCCGTGGCTAATCCGGTGGTTACCGATCAGAATTCTTGCGGGCGGCCTAACCTACCGGCAGGTGCAAAACCCATCCCTTGCTGCCCTCCAAAAGCAACAAATATCAGCGACTTTGTGTTCCCCAGTAACCAGCCGTTAAGGGTTAGAAAACCGGCTCATCTGGTTACCGGTGACGAACTAGCCAAGTACAAGGAAGCTATTAGGCTGATGAGAGCCCTCCCTGACGATGATCCTCGCAGCTTCACGCAACAAGCCAACATCCATTGCGCTTATTGCCATGACTCCTATGCCTTGGATTCTACTCTTCCCCCACAAGTCAAAGTCCACTTCAACTGGCTTTTCGCTCCTTTCCATCGCTGGTACCTTTATTTCTACGAGAGAATCCTGGGCAGCTTGATCAACGACCCCACCTTCGCTCTTCCCTTCTGGAACTGGGATCATCCcgacggcatggacatccctgCCATCTTCACCGACAGAAGATCGTCGCTCTTCGATGCTAAGAGGAATGCCAACCATCAGCCACCTGTTCTCGTTGACTTGGACTGGAACAGGAGGGGCGTTGACACTAGCGGTGAAGTGGACAAGAATTATGCCAAGGTTTACAAGTGTATTGCCGATGTGAAGGGGCCAGCGTGCTTCTTTGGCTCATCTTTCCAAGCTGGAGGTGGTGTCTCTTCAGCTGCTGGCTCTTTGGAGACTCTCCACAACACGTGTCATTCATGGACCGGTGATCCAACGGATCCCAATGGTGAGGACATGGGGTCCTTCTATTCTTCCGGAAGAGATCCGATCTTCTACTGCCACCATTCCAACGTGGACCGCCTCTGGACTATATGGAAGGAAAAGTTTGGTGGAGTTGATTTAAGCGATAAAGATTATTTGAAGTCAAGTTTTCTGTTCTATGATGAGAATAAGAACCTTGTACGAGTCAGGTCCGAACAATGCCTTGACCAGAGTAAGCTCGGGTATAAATACATGGATGTTCCCATTCTATGGAAGAATGCGAAGCCAAAACCCGCCACCAACAAAGCTCAAAGGGCAGCACTGGCTCCCACGCCGCTGAACCCTCCGAACCTGCCCTTGGTGTTGAACTCCATTACGAGCTTTGCTGTGAAGAGGCAGTTTAAGTCGAGGAGCAAGGAGGAGAAGGCGGAGAGAGAGGAGAGTCTGGTGTTTGATGTTGCGTTTGATAAGAGCAAAGATGTGAAGTTTGATGTGTTGGTGTTTTGGAAGGGAGATCCGACGCAGGCCACACCCAAGGACAGGGAATTCGCTGGAAGCTTTGTGAATGTTTCCCATGCTCCAAATGCCAAGGACACAACGGTAAAATACATCATTGGGATAACGGATTTGTTGGATGATTTGGAAGCCGATGATGAAGATAATGTTGAGGTAACATTGGTTCCACAATATGGTGTTGTGCCTGTTACAATAAATAACGCCTACGTAAGTTACGATGAATGTTCAttcaaaaaataa